From Alosa sapidissima isolate fAloSap1 chromosome 2, fAloSap1.pri, whole genome shotgun sequence, one genomic window encodes:
- the LOC121700651 gene encoding gamma-crystallin M3-like, with product MGRIIFYEDRNFQGRSYECMSDCADMSSVLSRCHSCRVESGCFMVYDRPNFMGNQYFMRRGEYSDYMRMMGMSDCIRSCRMIPMHRGQFRMRIYERENYGGQMMELMDDCDSIMDRYRMSDCQSCHVMDGHWLMYEQPHFRGRMMYMRPGEYRSFREMGMSNMRFQSMRRIMDSCM from the exons ATGGGCAGA ATCATCTTCTACGAGGACAGGAACTTCCAGGGTCGCTCCTATGAGTGCATGAGCGACTGTGCTGACATGAGTTCCGTCCTCAGCCGCTGCCACTCCTGCAGGGTGGAGAGCGGTTGCTTCATGGTCTACGACCGTCCCAACTTCATGGGTAACCAGTACTTCATGAGGAGGGGCGAGTACTCCGACTACATGCGCATGATGGGCATGAGCGACTGCATCAGATCTTGCCGCATGATCCCCATG CACAGAGGACAGTTCAGAATGAGGATTTACGAGAGGGAGAACTACGGTGGTCAGATGATGGAGCTGATGGATGACTGTGACTCCATCATGGACCGCTACCGTATGTCCGACTGTCAGTCCTGCCATGTTATGGATGGCCACTGGCTCATGTATGAGCAGCCCCACTTCAGAGGCAGAATGATGTACATGAGGCCTGGCGAGTACAGAAGCTTCAGGGAGATGGGAATGAGCAACATGAGGTTCCAGAGCATGAGGCGCATCATGGATTCCTGTATGTAA
- the LOC121700667 gene encoding gamma-crystallin M3-like — MGKIVFYENKNFQGRSYECMGDCSDMHSHLSRCQSCRVESGCFMVYDRPNFMGNQYFMRRGEYSDYMNMFGWNDCIRSCRMIPMHRGQFRMRIYERESFGGQMMELMDDCDSIMDRYRMSDCQSCNVMDGHWLMYEQPHFRGRMMYMRPGEYRSFREMGMNNMRFMSMKRITDMM, encoded by the exons ATGGGAAAG ATCGTCTTCTACGAGAACAAGAACTTCCAGGGTCGCTCCTATGAGTGCATGGGAGACTGCTCTGATATGCACTCTCATCTCAGCCGCTGCCAATCCTGCAGGGTGGAGAGTGGCTGCTTCATGGTCTACGACCGTCCCAACTTCATGGGTAACCAGTACTTCATGAGGAGGGGCGAGTACTCTGACTACATGAACATGTTTGGTTGGAATGACTGCATCAGATCCTGCCGCATGATCCCCATG CACAGAGGACAGTTCAGAATGAGGATCTACGAGAGGGAGAGCTTCGGTGGACAGATGATGGAGCTGATGGACGACTGTGACTCCATCATGGACCGTTACCGTATGTCTGACTGCCAGTCCTGCAATGTTATGGATGGCCACTGGCTCATGTATGAGCAGCCCCACTTCAGAGGCAGAATGATGTACATGAGGCCTGGCGAGTACAGAAGCTTCAGGGAGATGGGAATGAACAACATGAGGTTCATGAGCATGAAGCGCATCACTGATATgatgtaa